The genomic segment ACATTTCCCTCACATCATCAATCACATGATTCCTCCCCATAACACTAATGGTACTCCCATTATATCTCCCTTCCACAAACACAAATGTCATCATCATCAAAAGTGCTATATCGTTTTGTGCTGCAATTGAATACATCCCCTGTGCTCTTCCGATGATCTTAGAGTCGCGCTCCGGCCCTTGTCTCAACGCATCGTCCATGATGAACGTAGTGCCGAATCCTAAGCCATCTCCTATGACTTTGATTGCTGTGGGATTCTTGCCACTTTGCACATCGTGGAAGTAGAAGTGTAGGTGAGTCGTTTTCTCCGTCCGTGTCATGGTTATAGGTCCGAGCCGTTCTTCGGAGAATTCGGGATTGGATGAAATGGTTGAGAATGTGAAGAGGAAGAAAATGAAGGTGAAGGTAAAGTGTGTGTTGTGGAATAAAGTAGCCATTGTGAGTTTGGTTGAAAGATGTGATATGAAGAGTTCAAATACCTGAAACTATATATAGGTATGAGATAGAAGAATGGTTTTGGACCATTTACATTTAGTGTTGCAAAGAGGGTGgcaacaaaattaaatatatatcaaGAAAGCAACACTTGTGTTTTAAGTCGTGTTACACTTTGTTCAGACAAATCTCGTTTGCACAAATTATTGAAAATTAAACGCATTAAACACCATGGAAGAACAAAATACAATTAATCGATGATAAAACATTTGATTcatctatttaaaaaaaaaaaaaaaaaatcgatgtCTCAAACAcgataaattattaaaacaatctattgatgattttttaatttaaaaaatagatgAATAAAAACACTGATTAATTGTATTTTGTTATCATGATATTTAAtgtgtttaatttttaataatttctgCAAACGAAGCTTGTTTGAGCAAAACGTAATACTATTTAGAATATTAAATTTAACATATGATTTCGTTCTCGCAATAAACACAAGATGCACGCTCGAGATTTTTACGATTTTGTGTTTGATGTCACACAATTTGGACCAATATTAAGTGTCTTGCAAAGAGGGTAGCaactatatattaaatatatttttcctaTCTAGGAAGAAACTACTGCTTTCCATTTACCATCATCATTTCTTTAGATGGAAAATTTAGAAGTTTgctttcttttgtagaattTTGCTTTTTTTGTTGCTTTCTTTCGGTTCTTTTTTGTTTAAAAGTGATCGAAACTGACGCGTTAAGTACACTACTCTCTGTACATGAACGTATACGgttaattatatatatcttCCCGAGATttgtaataattacaaaattatccACTTTGCTTTAATTTGACATTTACATATCTGTATGTGTAATTGGACAGGGTATGTGTACATAtaacttacattaaaattttaacattttattaatataaatagtTATTAAAACAGAtcatgacaccaaagttagttactaagtgactcaaacttaataaaatagtatagatatttgattaattgattttctGACGGACTCCACGTGTAATAATAAATGTCCACTTTTAGATGTATCTTTGAAGTAATCCGCTAAAGATAGCTTGTAGCGTCTTATTTCTCGTTGGACCATAAGTAAAAACCTATGGGGACATGCATATGATATTTAAACTTTTGGGAAATAAATATAAGATTAATACAACATTAGGAGAAGTACTATATATATTTCTAAAGTTagctggtttttttttttaaaaaaaaattattgtgaaCCTCATAATTCGCATACTTGagaaaactgaaattttattgcAGAACTAACTCTCTTTGGTttcttttttcccttttttgaagttcttttaaagaaaatttataagtcaataattctttttttaatgatagaaattcctaGATTTGATGATGTCTAAAAAAACGTTAAAATTGAAACTTAGAACTAACTCAATCctaaaagctagctcaagaaggaaggattgtccaagaccatatatacaacttccagggattttatccaaccgatgtagGACAACTAACACAGCATCTCACGCCCAGAAATGAACATCTGGGatgtgaagtttacaaatgattTAACTATGTGCAGGACAGATGGCCCAATTATGAACAATCCAACATATTACGGTAAAACTTGAGCTTTGATACCATGTTAAAATTGGAACTTGGACATAACTCAACCACAAAAGCTAGCTCAACAAAAGAGGATCGTCGAAGATCatatatatacaactctcagagattttatcaaaaaaaaaaacttaatggTAGGAGTCGATTGGCCGACAAAAAAAGTAAGCATCAACGGATACATAAATACACTAAGGCAACCCAAATTACTGAAATAAAAGAAACGATAAAGACAAGGAAAACGATTGAAATTGAAACatataaaaccaaacaaacttGGATTAACACATGTTTGGATTGACTGTACGACAACAAAAAAAATGGTTTATTGAAATATTCGAAAGGGGAATCAGATTGAATCCCATTCTTCAAACCGAGTGGATTATACTCAAAACTAATCTTTTGAGCTCCAATCTCTGTAAGAGGGAAGTTTTGAAATAttgtgattttaagatttaataGTGAtgtaagccaaataaaaatgtTACCTGAATTAAGAAGATTCAGGCAAACGTTGAAAAGTAGagtttgagtgttcagttgtCGTTCTTATGAACCCAAAAGAGAAAATGTACATTGTGTCACAAACAAAGCGTTAGACGGTCATATGATTATCCGATAAAAATTCTCCGTCACTCAACTCAACGATACCTCGAGAGAGAGGAAAATACTTTGCATGATGATTATAACTTTTATatcttttggaaaaaaaaaaaatctaaacttaATGATCTTCGAGATGCTTTGGGGTGTCGCGAAATGTGTCTGTTCCTTGTAGTGTAATTACTTGTGGTGTTTCATTGGCATAATATTTATTGCAATTGTAGTTATGAGCTTTTTTTTGTAGTGTGTGCCTCAGTATACGAGTTTTAGCTTGTATGTGTTTATTAATGTCAACAATTTTCATTATTTCCTCATACTGCCTTTGCatttcatttgacatagaaacCAGTGTTAGAGCAGTGTCCTGTAAgtcaactgttggctagggattttattgactcagttgtaataaacaatctttattttaatataattcattatttcatggtttgttatttctttatctgtatacccatgttatcaaacatagataaagaccttgattatacttcaatacaaatgaaccgtaattcgatgttgaaactcatttgtaaacactgtatgatctaaattcgttcctagtcgattcagccgcataaaacatggataaaggtcgcttgagctcgagactagcatctgtgatgttgtgtactgcgtttcttggtaaggacatatagatgtccaaacatgcagatgggtagtcatatgatgattataccgaacaaccctccctcggactttccaagtggttatcattcatcgagaggataagtccgtggttatgtcCTTACGACCCGGAACAACACTGaagctctatatgctagggttgagctttgactcgtttaccggctccaggagagtcatcaggtggcgaggttgggtacagttgcgacacatataggagccagtgcattgtagtcggggattcaccgctcacctacgagtgtggatatcctatgtgatctgatgaaataatagtgcgtggaatctctggccagagtataagatgtacattggagaaggagttctccaatggtagatgcgatgccactatttatatttatcacatagttgtagaattattatgcaaccctcgatgaaccaatgattgcagattcgatcgggatatatgagatgaatggaccgtactgtgcactaatcataatcgactggttcttgcaggcactatcagtgatacctagggaatcatggggcgatgctactagacgctcttaccatggttcgatgggtttaatcagaaatatgatttctgacattcttatgATCAAtcgttgatacatagaatggggcaaatagagttgaatttatataatgatatagtaaattcaatgagttaaatttatgatatttaaatttttagaaaataaattcaaggagttgaatttataagatagtaaattcaagaagttgaatttatgaaatttggagagaataaattcaaaggagttgaatttataaaatttgaggatttaatttattaagctcaaaagttgagtttattaaatattaaattttggatgtgataaattcaaggagtagaattcataatttaaatattaaattcaaatgttgaatttataagagatttaaattaaatgtaatgagtatatgtataatgggcttgtaggagtacaagacctaacatacatattattaaagttcttaattggactttaaaagattaataaattaattaaactagttggaatataataattaattgattaagctcattaagtatttaatttattaatggaccataagcttatatatatgtgtattaggcTTAAGGTTAAACACAATTCAttcacaatttttgaaaaaaaccctagcctccactcTCTTGTgttttttcgaaaatcctatcCCCCAAAGTCTCTCAAATTTCGATCTCCAACGTCAAAACTTCTTCCAAATTTTCTggtgcaatttggaagaggaacaaatcatctagtcgtgAACTTGATTAGAAGAAAGaagttcttgaagaaagttcgtagggattcatcaagagttATATCCgcctataccggattagttggagccaagtgattaaattcaccaaaggtatacaaatctaacgccctatgaatgttcatgataaaaccatacgagtgcccaatcaaaaacatattttgattgtcaaaataaaataaaaattttaaacttccgctgcgtttggggcacgagaaaaccgagatccaacaaccactatattacactttagcttgcagaCGATGATCACACCATTTCACGTGCTTCTTCTAGTTCAGAAAGAGTGTCATTTCAGGTACCTTTTTAAATGAGACTCGGGCCATCTCCAACCCAAAACTCTATTTTAAAGCAACTTtactttaaaataatgcaatttctgCACCAAATACAATATTCATTTCCAACTCATCTATTTCAAATCTTACTCTAAAAAAGAatattcttgaaatattttttttatttttttatttaatttttttattagttattaaatgtatatttttaaaatttaatgatataattataattacattttatattggatatatttaatattatatttttaataattgcgataatattacataaatgattaatttaatcattttaaatatattattgaaatcTATATTATATGACttgaaattgaaataatttaaattgttgaaataaaatcaatacatgacattaaattaaataacatattacAAATACAACTTCTAATATTTGAACGATCATATTCATCCCATAAATTATCAGTTAAAGCATTTAATAATGCATAATGAGCGtctttgtcttttatttttttattcgaGTGAGAAATTCTCGAAAACTGATATGCTAATTGACAGCCATTTCTACCATTGGAGTCGGTGCTTCGCAAGCATCTTGAATCGGTGCACTAAGATCACGTTCATCTTCGATTATCATATTGTGCATTATAATACATGCTTTCATTATatcattcaaatgatttttcttcCAACCACGTGCTGGAAATGTAACAATCGCAAATTGTGATTGGAGAACGCAAAATGCACGCTCCACATCTTTCATGCATGACTCTTGTTTCATCACAAAATACTGCTTCTTTGAACCACGCTGATCATAGATAGTTTGCACAATAGTTGACCATTTCGGATAAATACTATCAGCTAAATAATATCCAGTGTCATATTCTTTTGTTCCAATAGTATAATGAGCTGGAGGAGCAATTCTTTGTACAAAATTGGAAAATAGACTGGAAGAATCTAAAACATTTATATCATTATTGGTTCAAGGCATACCAAAATATGCATGCCATATCCAAATATCGTAATCAGCTACCGCATCTAAAATGATTGTTGGAGAATCAATACAATCTGCATATTGTCCCGCCCAAGCCGTGGGGCGATTTTTCCACCTCCAATGCATATAGTCGAGACTTCCCAACATTCCAGGAAAACCTCGTTGTTTGCCAATATAGAGAAGTCTGGCAACATCATTGGCAGTAGGTGATCTCAAGTACTGCTCCGCAAAAACTTCCACTATAGCTCGACAAAAGCGTTGCATACACTGAATTGCAGTAGATTCTTCCTATTTGGATGTATTCATCAGTAGCATCAGCAGGTAAGCCATATGCTAGCATTCTAAATGAAGCAGTTGCTTTTTGATTAGTCGATAGACCAAGACGTCCCAAACTATCACCTCTTTGTGTGAAATAAACATTGTGATTCTTTACGACATCTACTATCCGAAGAAAAAGATTTCGAGACATTTGAAATCTTCGTCGGAACATTGCTTCATTATAGACTGGATTCTCAGCAAAATAGTCGTTAAACAACTTTTGATCAGCAATTTAACGTTCGCGTCGGATGACTATGTGACCTGGAATTGACCCTCCGTATGTGACTTCTTGTTCTTGTTGGATGATGCAGGCAACAACTAAATCTTGTTCTCGAGCTATATTTGACAGTATTGCtcttcttttattttcaaagttttcaaCAAATTGAATATCATCTTCATTATCTGACAACGAAGATGAGCTAGATGAGTTTGCATCAGATAGAGAATTtggattcatttttaatttagaaaGAAGGTAAAATATGTATGAAAGTATGATACTATAGTTACATTATATAGATGTCTTGTAGATGCATTTTGAACCGGTAGATTTGCTTTTGACTGGTAGATGAGTTTTGACTGGTAGATGAGTTTGGACTGGTAGATTCGCTTTTGATTGGCAGTTGAGTTTGGACTGGTAGATGGGTTTTGACTGGTAGCTGAGTTTGGACTGGTAGACGAGTTTCACTGGTAGATGAGTTTGGACTGGTAGCTGAGTTTTGACTGGTCGATGAGTTTTGACTGGGAGATGAATTTGGACTGGTAGATGAGTTTTGACTGAAGATACGTTTTGACTGGTAGATGAGTTTGGACTGGTAGATGAGTTTTGACTGGTAGATGAGTTTTGACTTGTAGATGAGTTTGGACTTGTAGCTGAGTTTGGACTGGTAGATGAGTTTTGACTGGTAGATGAATTTGGACTGGTAGATGCACTTTTGACTGGTAAGTCACCTTGCCACTGTAAATAAACTTCTTGTTGGttgattaaatcataaacattacAATCTACAACAAAAAAATCTCATTGTCCAAAGAAATTCAATGGACTCCACTTTCCGAACAACCAATTACGCTATTGAAGAAGATAAACTCATGTCTCATGTTTATCTTGACGTTTCGCAAAATCATATCATCGGTATAAACCAATCCAAAGAACGATTTTGGAGTCGGATTGAAGAAGCTTTCAATGTCGGCAAATTGAATAACATGCAAGTACGTAATATCAGATTATTGCAATGTCTCATGCAAGTTATCATCCGCGATGTTAGAAAATTATGTGGATATATGTGTTAGTATAATTGAAAAGTTGAAGCCGAGTGGCACATCTGAAGAAGATATTGtaagtatttatttttatattcacATGAATACTCTAAGTCTATTTTTTATACGAGTAACATATTTTTGTGCAGTTGAACATGTCAAAGGATTTAATGATGCAAGACAAAAATTTCACCAAAGGATTCAAGTTTGATCATGTTTGGTCTACAATGAAAGATAtgaagaaattttcggccaacGACAGTGCACCGATACCAGTATCCAAACAACATGTCACAAATTTGGATTCATCACAATCGGATACTCAAGAACCAGAATCTCCAATATCAGGTTCCCGTGCAATAAATTCATTTTCAGTTAATTTAagctgtaaggcccgagatgatatcaattttatgagaccccgaaaagaaaatattattgatggtatttttgtaattaagttgaaaaataattgatttaaatttgatggcaatttcGTAATTATTGGGGGCTGAATTGCAAATAATGAAAAGTtgaggggctaaagtgcaattagcaCTTGAGTGGACACTTGTCACATCATGCATGCCATAGATATTCACTTTCCTTCAGCAAGAACCGAGCCCAATTCTCCGAGAAATCCCTTCAACTTTAGTTTGTTGTGATTTGTGATTTCGTGTGATCCGTATATCAGAAATTAAATCTGGACACAGTACCGTACTCCT from the Primulina tabacum isolate GXHZ01 chromosome 8, ASM2559414v2, whole genome shotgun sequence genome contains:
- the LOC142554564 gene encoding dirigent protein 21-like, whose translation is MTRTEKTTHLHFYFHDVQSGKNPTAIKVIGDGLGFGTTFIMDDALRQGPERDSKIIGRAQGMYSIAAQNDIALLMMMTFVFVEGRYNGSTISVMGRNHVIDDVREMSIVGGSGVFRLGKGYALAHTVWFDTTGDAIVEYNVFVQHL
- the LOC142554565 gene encoding uncharacterized protein LOC142554565, translated to MQRFCRAIVEVFAEQYLRSPTANDVARLLYIGKQRGFPGMLGSLDYMHWRWKNRPTAWAGQYADYSSSLFSNFVQRIAPPAHYTIGTKEYDTGYYLADSIYPKWSTIVQTIYDQRGSKKQYFVMKQESCMKDVERAFCVLQSQFAIVTFPARGWKKNHLNDIMKACIIMHNMIIEDERDLSAPIQDACEAPTPMVEMAVN